The Streptomyces noursei ATCC 11455 sequence TGAGCTTTCGATTGACGGGTGGCTCCTGGAGGGCACGCCGGTCCCTGGTTGCGACGACTGCGCGACGCGGGCCGAGAAGCGGGACCGAGCACTGAAGGCCGGCGACTGGCGCACCGCCGGCAATGCCGCCCGGGGAATCCGGCACCACCACGACGGACACCGGGAGACGCCGTGACCCACCCCACGCCGGCCGACCACGACAACACGTCGGCCCGGACCAACGCCCCCCAGCGGGGCCACTCCGGCACCACAGCGATTCCCCGGGGCCAGCCGGTGCCGCCGTGCCCCTACCCGTGCGCCACCTGCCGAGCCAAGGGCCGTCAGTAGGTGCTCTGCCGACGCCGGCACCAGATGACAGAAGAGACACCCGGCATGTGGGTCTGCCATGCCTGCGCCCAGATGACCGGTACCTGAGACTCCCGCCCCGGCGGCGGAAACCTGGACAGTCGAGCAGCCGGGGCGGGTGACCCAACCGCAGGAACCCTGCGGACCATCGGGCCGCGCCATCGACGGTACGGCGGCGCGGCCCCTCACGAAAGAGGAGGTAGACGGATGAGCGCACTTGCAGTCGAGACGTACGCCACGCGCACGCCCGACGCCGAGGGATGGCGCGGGGTCCCGTTCCGGCACCCGGCGGATCTGGCGGCTGTGGCCGAGGCGGACGGTGGGAAGCACGACGGCGGGCCGATGCCCCCGGAGGCACCCCGCGACCCCGCCCCGCAGGGGGGCGACGGGAAGTAACCGCTGACGGCCCCGTGGCCCAGTGAACAGGCCCCGTCCGTGCGTCTCTCCCGGCGCGCGGGCGGGGCTTCCTGCTTGCTGAGCTGCGGAAGGACAGCACGTGTCAGGGTGTAGGGTCGGCCTGGACCGAGCCCTGTGCCATGGCGGTGTCGTGTCCCCACTTCGTACGGTGGATGTCGGCCCGGCAGTCATCCGTCCGCGGATGTCCGCTTTGCGGGCTGCGAGGCCCCAGCCGCGAGGCTGGAGGCACCACCGTAGCGCGCCGGAGGGGTGCCGGCCGACACGGTCCACCGCCTGGTCAGCACCACCTCAACTCCCGGCGTCGGCCCGGCCCCAGTCCTGCCCGGCGCGCGCCCAGGCCGCGTCCCAACGCCGGAACCGACGCGCCATCAGCTGCCGTACGGCCAGCCGCCGGCCGCCCTCGACGAGCCCGCCGGCGGCCGCCGCGGCGCCCAGCGCGGCCAGTGCCGTGTGCGTCCGCGCGGTGCCCTCGTCCAGCGGTCGGGGCACCGCCCGACCCCGGTCGTCGCTCCACAGGCGGAACCGGTCACCGGGTTCCACCGGCCGCGGCGCCGCGACCTCCCCGGTCCGCGGGCCGCCGTCCGGCCCCGTCCAGCGGGCGACCACCCGCAGGTGCGCGGCGCGCTGCGGGAACGTCTCCGCGCCCGGGTCGACCGGGGTGCCGGGCGCCGGCCGGTCCGCGACCGCCCACACCGGGCGGCGCTGCCGGTGTTCGAGCCGTACAGCTGCCAGGAGGGCGTCGTGCGCGGTCCGGCCGGCGAACCAGCCGGCGCAGGGCGCCCCGACGGCGATCAGCAGCGCGGCGGCCAGCGCCAGCCAGGCTTCCACTTGGTCGGTCCGGCGGCGGAGCGGATTGTGCCGCCAGCGCCGGATGCCCCTGATCGCCCGCATCGTGCCCCCTCTCGTCTCCGTGCATACCGCATGGCGGGGCGCCCCGGCGGGCGTTCCGGGAAGAGGGGGCGACATCGCGCCGCGGGCACCGCCGACGGTCGGGAACCATCCGCCCCAGCCGACCCACCCGTACGCCAACTCCCGTGGTTCGGCGGCCTTTCGGTGCGCTTGCGGGGCCTGCACGACGGGGCCGGATCCCGCCCCGCGGGGCGGTGCCCTCAGCGCAGCCGGACCGCCACCGTCACCACCGCGCCCTGCGCTTCCTCCGTCTCCGTGCCGGTACCGGGGGCGACCGCGAACCGGTCCGCCACCAGCCGCGCCAGCCACAGCCCGCGCCCCTTGGGCGCGCCGTCCAGGCCCGGCAGCAGCTCCGGGATCACCGCCTCGCTGAAACCGGGGCCGGCGTCGCTGATCCGGCACTCCAGCTCGTCCCCCACCCGCCGC is a genomic window containing:
- a CDS encoding Rv1733c family protein, whose translation is MRAIRGIRRWRHNPLRRRTDQVEAWLALAAALLIAVGAPCAGWFAGRTAHDALLAAVRLEHRQRRPVWAVADRPAPGTPVDPGAETFPQRAAHLRVVARWTGPDGGPRTGEVAAPRPVEPGDRFRLWSDDRGRAVPRPLDEGTARTHTALAALGAAAAAGGLVEGGRRLAVRQLMARRFRRWDAAWARAGQDWGRADAGS